From one Macaca nemestrina isolate mMacNem1 chromosome 3, mMacNem.hap1, whole genome shotgun sequence genomic stretch:
- the FDCS gene encoding follicular dendritic cell secreted peptide produces the protein MKKVLLITAILAVAVGFPVSQDQEREKRSVSDSDEFFSGFLAFPYPYPFRPFPPIPYPRFPRFGRSFPVPIPESVPTTPLPSEK, from the exons atgaagaaagtTCTCCTGATCACAGCCATCCTGGCAGTGGCTGTTGGTTTCCCA GTCTCTCAAGACCAGGAACGAGAAAAAAGAAGT GTCAGTGACAGCGATGAATTTTTTTCAGGGTTTCTTGCGTTCCCTTACCCATATCCATTTCGCCCATTTCCACCAATTCCATATCCAAGATTTCCAAGGTTTGGACGTAGTTTTCCTGTTCCAATACCTGAATCTGTCCCTACAACTCCCCTTCCTAGCGAAAAGTAA
- the LOC105477337 gene encoding kappa-casein produces the protein MKSFLLVVNVLALTLPFLAAEVQNQKQPACHENGERRFYQKTAPYVPMYYVPNSYPYYGTNLYQHRPAIAINNPYVPRTYYANPAVVRPHAQIPQRQYLPNSHLPTVVRRPNLHPSFIAIPPKKIQDKIIIPTINTITTVEPTPAPTIEPTVDNVVTPEDFSESIITSTPETTTVSVTTPTA, from the exons ATGAAGAGTTTTCTTCTAGTTGTGAATGTCCTGGCATTAACCCTGCCTTTTTTG GCTGCAGAGGTTCAAAACCAGAAACAACCAGCA tgCCATGAGAACGGTGAAAGACGGTTCTATCAGAAAACAGCTCCATATGTCCCAATGTATTATGTGCCAAATAGCTATCCTTATTATGGAACCAATTTGTACCAACATAGACCAGCTATAGCAATTAATAATCCATATGTGCCTCGCACATATTATGCAAACCCAGCTGTAGTTAGGCCACATGCCCAAATTCCTCAGCGGCAATACCTACCAAATAGCCACTTACCCACTGTGGTACGTCGCCCAAACCTACATCCATCATTTATTGCCATCCCCCCAAAGAAAATTCAGGATAAAATAATCATCCCTACCATCAATACCATCACTACTGTTGAACCTACACCAGCTCCTACCATTGAACCAACGGTGGACAATGTAGTCACTCCAGAAGATTTTTCAGAGTCCATCATCACGAGCACCCCTGAGACAACCACAGTCTCAGTTACTACACCTACGGCATGA